In the genome of Anaerolineaceae bacterium oral taxon 439, the window CGTCGTGCAGGGAAAAACCGCGGTCAGGTCCTGACGCTTCCGGCGAAGGAGCCAGCTTTCCGCCGGCAGGTTCTTTTCCAGGACGCGGGAGCCCATTCCGTCCATGATAAACCAGACGGTATTCCGCGACCGGCGGCGGTCGAGCTCGGCGTCGAGCGCCGCGATCGGTTTTGTCGGGATCCTTGCGCCGTAGTATTTAACGATCGACGACAGGATGCCCAGGTTGCAGTTTCTGTAATCGGGTAAGACGATCGGATTTTCAGGATTCATCATTTTTCCTTTCAGAACTCAAGTAAAAAGCCTTGCCGTCAGCCCGTGATCAGGTTGGCTGCCTGCTTCGCGAGCAGCGCGAGGACGACGACGATAAACAGGACGCGGAATAAAGTCCGATCCTTTCAGAGTCGCTGATTTTACCCCAAAAAACGCCCTGGTTAAAGATAGCCATCGTTAACCCCAGCGCGACGTAAACGGTTACGGCGATTCCGAAAAGATCAGTCATCATCGCCGTCCGAATGAAAAGTCGTTGGCAGCTCTGGATCCGGCCGCGAATCCGCTGGAAATTATAAGGTTGCGGCGCGGCGGGGCGGTCCGATTCGCGTTCAGATGTATGACCGGCGGGCGCGAATTCGCTTTTCGCGCTTTTTTTCCTCACAACCGCAGTAAAACGGTTAAGATCGGTTGTCGTTCGGTTAGAATTTGGGCATGGGGAAAAAAAATTCGCTGATCCGATTCCGGGACCCTGACGGCGGGCTGGATTCCCTGTTCGCCTCGCTCTTTCCGTCGGAAGGCGGCGCTGGATTCGAAACGATCCGAACGATCGATCGCGATCCCGAAGGAGAGGCGGGAAAGTTGACGGATCGGGAAACGGCGCGTTTGGGCGAAGCGCTGCGCGAAAATGAGATGCGCCCGGTCTGGATCGTGCTGGATCATCCGGACCTGAAACCGTCGGACGTTGCCGCGATTTCCGCGGATATTGAAGAGGATCCGGAGCGGATCGCCGCGTTGGCGCTGCGCGTTCCGGTTCCTGAAGGCGAGTCCGTCGTGCATCGCGCGCTGCGGGGGCTGGTTGAGAAATCGACGCTGCCAAGGGTCATGGTCTGGTACCTGCCCGCGGGCGCGCTGGGCTGTCTCCGCGAGGACCAGATGTTCGCGTCCGTTTTCCCGCTGCGCTGGCTGATCGGCTGCCGCTGCGCCGGGAAGAAGGCATGCCTGCGGGTTCGGCGGAAGAATTGGAACCGAACGTACAGATCTCAGAAATTCAGTTTTCCCGCGCTCCTCTGGTATTACTTCCACCGGTTAGTGCGTTATTCGACCGCGTCGCTGTTCTCGGTCCTGTTGGATTATGTGGTCTTCATGACGGTTTTATTTTTCGGCGCGCCGTCGCTGGCGGCGCTGATCGTAGGGCGCGCCTTTTCAATGGCGGTGAATTTTACGCTGCTCCGGAAGTTCGTCTACCGCGACCGCCCGGAGCTCGCGCGCGCCTGGCTCCGCTATCTTGGGTTGACGCTTTTTTCTTCCGCGGCTGCGTTTTTCGCGATCGAAACGCTCCGGCGCGTGGTTCCGCTGCCGGTCGTAATCGTCAAGGCGCTCGTTGAAACGACGCTCTTCTTTTTTAATTACACGATGTCGCGCGAATGGGTTTTCCGGAAGAAATCGGAAGCTGACGGCTGATTTCAGGCGGAGCATAATCAACTTAAATATCGCTTTAAAATCAGGCAATATAAAAAGATACACTCCCCCTAATATGAATCAAATGCAATTTCTGTGCTAAAATTTTGGAAAATCATGACGCGCTTCCGTTGCGGCGAAACGCGGACGCCGGAATTCCGTCCGTCGGTTTCACTGGCGGGCGGATGAGCAGGCGCAAGACGAAGGATAGAAGGGACGAGGGCATGAGGACAGCGATTATCGGCGCGGGATTTACCGGGCTGACCACCGCGTTGGCGTTAGCGGATCGGGGTCATGACGTCGTTATTTTCGAACGCGGCGCGATCGCCGGCGGCCTGGCGGCGGGGTTTAAAGCTCCCGGCTGGGAAGATTCGGTCGAGATGTTCTATCATCACTGGTTCGCGGGCGACGAGGCGATGAAGCGGCTCGTCCGCCGTCTCCAATTCGAGGATCAGGTCCGCTTTTCCAAGCCGAAATCGGTGATGTTCCATGCGGGAAAGTTTTATCCGTTCGACTCGATTCCCGCCGCGCTGGCGTATCCGGGTCTGGGATATGGGCTGAATAAGATTCGCTTCGGCTTTATCGGACTTTATTTACGGTTGACGAAGAACTGGCGCGCGCTTGAAAAAGTCACGGCGCAGGATTGGATGAACCGATGGGCGGGGAATTTCGTTTATCGGACGATGTGGGAGCCGATGATGATCGGGAAGTTCGGCGAACGCTATGCCGCGCGCGTGAATATGGCGTGGCTTTGGGCGCGGATATCGGCGCGGACGACCGCGCTGGGAACGTTTAGCGGCGGATTTCAGGCGCTGATCGATCGGCTGGTCGAAGAGCTGCGTTCGATGGGCGTAACGATCCGATTTAAAACCGACGTGAAAACGGTATCGCGCGCGGCGGACGGGAGCTTTTTGCTCGATGTTTTGACGGACGGCGAAGAGGCCTTGGAAACGCTGACGGCGGACCGCGTGCTGGCGACCTGTTCTCCGGCTGCGTTCGGGGAACTCGTTCCCGCGCTCCCGCCTGATTTCAGGGCTTCGCTGGAAGGGCTCGAAAGTATCGGCGCCGTCGTTCTGGTCCTGGCGCTGCGGCGGCCGCTTTCGAAGGAGGGCTATTACTGGTACAACCT includes:
- a CDS encoding oxidoreductase, translating into MRTAIIGAGFTGLTTALALADRGHDVVIFERGAIAGGLAAGFKAPGWEDSVEMFYHHWFAGDEAMKRLVRRLQFEDQVRFSKPKSVMFHAGKFYPFDSIPAALAYPGLGYGLNKIRFGFIGLYLRLTKNWRALEKVTAQDWMNRWAGNFVYRTMWEPMMIGKFGERYAARVNMAWLWARISARTTALGTFSGGFQALIDRLVEELRSMGVTIRFKTDVKTVSRAADGSFLLDVLTDGEEALETLTADRVLATCSPAAFGELVPALPPDFRASLEGLESIGAVVLVLALRRPLSKEGYYWYNLPKSEGYPCLALVEHTNFVPRERFGGQTIVYAGDYLEPGHPNFALSKEALLEKMIPGLKKINPDFTGDWVIDCWKFSTRYAQPIPFVNHSQRVPSIETPIPGLYFASMSHVYPYDRGTNYAIELGEKAARKIMG